A stretch of the Serratia marcescens genome encodes the following:
- the urtD gene encoding urea ABC transporter ATP-binding protein UrtD, with protein sequence MKAMQVTDELFTHPLPADKYRQQTDPVLQLDSVNVSFDGFRALTDLSLRIGVGELRCVIGPNGAGKTTLMDVITGKTRPDSGRVFYDQTVDLTRLAPMQIAHAGIGRKFQKPTVFEALTVFENLEIAQKTRKSVWACLRARLSSEQRDRIDEMLKTLRLGHERHRPAGLLSHGQKQFLEIGMLLVQEPHLLLLDEPAAGMTDAETDYTAELFRELAGKHSLMVVEHDMGFVETIADRVTVLHQGQVLAEGSLAQVQADERVIEVYLGR encoded by the coding sequence ATGAAAGCGATGCAAGTGACCGACGAGCTGTTTACCCACCCGCTGCCGGCGGATAAATACCGGCAGCAAACCGATCCGGTGCTGCAGCTCGATAGCGTCAACGTCAGCTTCGACGGTTTTCGCGCGCTGACCGATCTGTCGCTGCGCATTGGCGTCGGCGAACTGCGCTGCGTGATCGGCCCCAACGGCGCCGGCAAGACCACGCTGATGGATGTGATCACCGGCAAGACCCGGCCGGACAGCGGCAGGGTGTTTTACGATCAGACCGTCGATCTGACCCGGCTGGCGCCGATGCAGATCGCCCACGCCGGCATCGGCCGCAAGTTTCAAAAACCGACGGTGTTCGAGGCGCTAACGGTATTCGAGAATCTGGAGATCGCGCAGAAAACCCGCAAGTCGGTGTGGGCCTGCTTGCGCGCTCGGTTAAGCAGCGAGCAGCGCGACCGCATCGACGAGATGCTGAAGACCCTGCGGCTGGGGCATGAGCGCCACCGGCCCGCCGGGTTACTGTCCCACGGGCAGAAACAGTTTCTCGAGATCGGCATGCTGCTGGTGCAGGAGCCGCACCTGCTGCTGCTCGACGAGCCGGCGGCCGGCATGACCGACGCCGAAACCGACTACACCGCCGAACTGTTCCGCGAGCTGGCGGGTAAGCATTCGCTGATGGTGGTGGAGCACGATATGGGGTTTGTGGAAACCATCGCCGATCGCGTGACGGTGCTGCACCAGGGGCAGGTGCTGGCGGAAGGATCGCTGGCGCAGGTGCAGGCCGATGAACGGGTGATTGAGGTATATCTGGGGCGCTGA
- a CDS encoding type II toxin-antitoxin system ParD family antitoxin: protein MGRTLTVDLGDELRSFVEDLVASGDYRTPSEVIRESVRTLRERTATSKLEELRRLIAEGENSGEAVEWDRDVFMERIRGKAKGCAEK from the coding sequence ATGGGCAGAACATTAACGGTAGATCTGGGTGACGAACTGCGTAGTTTCGTCGAAGACCTGGTGGCCAGCGGTGATTACCGCACGCCCAGTGAAGTCATCCGCGAATCGGTGCGCACCTTGCGCGAACGTACCGCCACCTCAAAGCTGGAAGAGCTTAGGCGCCTGATCGCCGAAGGAGAGAACAGCGGCGAAGCTGTCGAATGGGATCGTGATGTGTTCATGGAAAGAATACGGGGCAAAGCAAAAGGATGCGCAGAAAAGTAA
- a CDS encoding type II toxin-antitoxin system RelE/ParE family toxin: MAEDYLRRLHQAFDNLSHHQLGRNIDAIGPGLWVLPVANHLIYFRQHRREVNIIRVLHHSRDPLSQSFFS, encoded by the coding sequence GTGGCCGAAGATTATCTGCGCCGCCTGCATCAGGCTTTCGATAACCTTAGCCACCACCAACTCGGCAGAAACATCGATGCTATCGGCCCCGGCCTATGGGTATTGCCCGTCGCCAACCACCTGATTTATTTTCGTCAGCACAGGCGGGAGGTGAATATCATCAGAGTGCTGCATCATTCCCGCGATCCGCTCAGTCAATCCTTTTTCAGCTGA
- a CDS encoding DUF2165 family protein — MNEITVSRLGCIVLSLFPALWGLFSLLNNTADFAGTARNAVGPLLAMQDTYQTPGLMWRAISADWACMLGLAVITTLETLAGLFAAVGVALMLGRLKGPYAAFAKGKAWAMLGALCAIAVWGVGFMVVAGDWFMAWQAKKDPLAVQLGALIYLAPNAFALLFLMLQREPR; from the coding sequence ATGAACGAAATCACTGTGTCACGCCTCGGTTGCATCGTCCTGTCCCTGTTTCCGGCCCTGTGGGGGCTGTTCAGCCTGTTGAACAATACGGCGGATTTCGCCGGCACTGCGCGCAATGCGGTGGGGCCGCTGCTCGCCATGCAGGATACCTATCAAACGCCGGGGCTGATGTGGCGCGCGATCAGCGCCGACTGGGCCTGCATGTTGGGGTTGGCTGTCATCACCACGCTGGAAACGCTGGCCGGCCTATTCGCGGCCGTAGGCGTGGCGCTGATGCTTGGGCGATTGAAAGGTCCTTACGCCGCCTTCGCCAAAGGCAAGGCCTGGGCGATGCTGGGGGCGCTTTGCGCGATCGCGGTGTGGGGCGTCGGCTTTATGGTGGTCGCCGGCGACTGGTTTATGGCCTGGCAGGCCAAGAAGGATCCGCTGGCGGTGCAGCTGGGGGCGCTGATCTACCTGGCGCCCAATGCGTTTGCCTTGCTGTTCCTGATGCTGCAGCGGGAGCCGCGCTAA
- the urtB gene encoding urea ABC transporter permease subunit UrtB, which translates to MQSPFLSSLRVGLWLLCAWPLLAQAGPADEFAAANRAQQAKLLQAWAAEPDAARLPLLQGLQQETVAIDGAKRAFIRQGDRYLPLEGEAAPVGEPKKVWLNNRLRILIANALSAQRLVSADAAVRLQAASALQREANGEQLPLLARQLARETDPQVRDALSLALANLQLADGNPQVRFNAVRLLGESGEPDTRARLQALTDVANEPDAAVRAEAQRSLQQVQHRLMIGDLLGQAFSGLSLGSILLLAALGLAITYGLLGVINMAHGEMLMLGAYSAYLVQGLFQQFAPHWLALYPLAALPVAFAITAGIGMLLERTVIRHLYGRPLETLLATWGISLVLIQLVRVLFGAQNVEVANPAWLSGGVQLLPNLVLPWNRIAVIAFVLLVLAMTWLLLNKTRLGMNVRAVTQNRAMAACCGVPTGRVDMLAFGLGSGIAGLGGVALSQLGNVGPELGQGYIIDSFLVVVLGGVGQLAGTVAAAFGLGIVNKILEPQIGAVLGKILILVLIVLFIQKRPQGLFALKGRVID; encoded by the coding sequence ATGCAATCTCCGTTTTTATCTTCTTTGCGCGTCGGGCTGTGGCTGCTGTGTGCCTGGCCCCTGCTGGCGCAGGCCGGGCCGGCCGATGAGTTCGCGGCGGCCAATCGTGCGCAGCAGGCCAAACTGCTGCAGGCCTGGGCGGCCGAGCCGGACGCCGCGCGCCTGCCGCTGCTGCAGGGGCTGCAGCAGGAAACCGTGGCGATCGACGGGGCGAAGCGCGCCTTTATCCGCCAGGGCGATCGCTATCTGCCGCTCGAGGGCGAGGCGGCCCCGGTTGGCGAACCGAAGAAGGTGTGGCTGAACAACCGGCTACGTATTCTGATCGCCAACGCATTGTCGGCGCAGCGGCTGGTCAGCGCGGACGCGGCGGTGCGGCTGCAGGCGGCGAGCGCGCTGCAGCGCGAAGCGAACGGCGAGCAGCTGCCGCTGTTGGCCCGGCAGCTGGCGCGGGAAACAGACCCACAGGTTCGCGACGCGCTGAGCCTGGCGCTGGCTAACCTGCAGTTGGCCGACGGCAATCCGCAGGTGCGTTTCAATGCGGTGCGGCTGTTGGGCGAATCGGGCGAGCCGGACACCCGCGCGCGGCTGCAAGCGTTGACCGACGTGGCCAATGAACCGGACGCCGCGGTGCGCGCCGAGGCGCAACGCAGCCTGCAGCAGGTGCAGCATCGCCTGATGATCGGCGATCTGCTCGGCCAGGCGTTCAGCGGCCTGTCGCTCGGTTCGATCCTGCTGCTGGCGGCGCTCGGGCTGGCGATCACTTACGGCCTGCTCGGCGTCATCAATATGGCGCACGGCGAAATGCTGATGCTCGGCGCCTATTCCGCCTACCTGGTGCAGGGGCTGTTTCAGCAGTTTGCGCCGCACTGGCTGGCGCTCTATCCGCTGGCGGCGCTGCCGGTAGCGTTCGCCATCACCGCCGGGATCGGCATGCTGCTTGAGCGCACGGTGATCCGCCACCTGTATGGCCGGCCGCTGGAAACCCTGCTGGCCACCTGGGGCATCAGCCTGGTGTTGATCCAACTGGTGCGGGTGCTGTTCGGCGCGCAGAACGTCGAGGTCGCCAACCCGGCGTGGCTGTCGGGTGGCGTGCAGCTGTTGCCGAACCTGGTGCTGCCGTGGAACCGCATCGCGGTGATCGCGTTCGTGCTCTTGGTGCTGGCGATGACCTGGCTGCTGCTGAACAAGACCCGGCTCGGTATGAACGTGCGTGCGGTGACGCAAAACCGCGCGATGGCGGCCTGCTGCGGCGTGCCCACCGGGCGGGTGGACATGCTGGCCTTCGGGCTGGGATCCGGCATCGCCGGACTCGGCGGGGTGGCGCTGTCGCAGTTGGGCAACGTCGGGCCGGAGCTGGGGCAAGGTTACATCATCGATTCGTTCCTGGTGGTGGTGCTCGGCGGCGTCGGCCAGCTGGCGGGGACGGTGGCGGCGGCCTTCGGCCTCGGCATCGTCAACAAGATCCTCGAGCCGCAGATCGGCGCCGTATTGGGCAAGATCCTGATCCTGGTGCTGATCGTTCTGTTTATTCAAAAGCGCCCGCAGGGGCTGTTCGCCCTCAAGGGCAGGGTGATTGACTGA
- a CDS encoding GNAT family N-acetyltransferase encodes MFTVRQALLEDLTQVRDIGIRTYRAHFGELWRYPHELEAFLAEDFSVSALERTLRDPDVCWLLAYENDALVGYARLNVDSLLAPTQTRGAELQKIYFLPGHAGNGYGQRLFEQVQQRAIERRQKTLWLEVLQRNTGAQRFYQRQGLSICGETCYTSAQGSIGIWYMSKAL; translated from the coding sequence ATGTTCACCGTCCGTCAGGCATTGCTGGAAGATTTAACCCAGGTGCGCGATATCGGCATCCGCACCTATCGCGCGCACTTCGGTGAGCTGTGGCGCTACCCGCACGAGCTGGAGGCCTTTCTGGCCGAGGATTTTTCCGTCTCCGCGCTGGAACGGACGCTGCGCGATCCCGACGTGTGCTGGCTGTTGGCCTATGAGAATGACGCCCTGGTCGGCTATGCGCGGCTCAACGTCGACAGCCTGCTGGCGCCAACACAAACCCGCGGCGCAGAGCTGCAGAAAATCTATTTCCTGCCGGGCCATGCCGGCAACGGCTATGGCCAGCGCCTGTTCGAACAGGTGCAGCAGCGGGCCATCGAGCGCCGGCAGAAGACGCTGTGGCTGGAGGTGCTGCAACGCAACACCGGCGCCCAACGCTTTTATCAGCGCCAGGGATTGAGCATTTGTGGCGAGACCTGCTACACCAGCGCCCAGGGCTCGATAGGCATCTGGTATATGAGCAAGGCACTGTAA
- the urtE gene encoding urea ABC transporter ATP-binding subunit UrtE: MLQVEELNQYYGGSHILRGLSFEARIGEVTCLLGRNGVGKTTLLKCLMGLVPARSGSVRWQGETITGKKPHQRVQAGIAYVPQGREIFPRLTVEENLLMGLARFSGAAARTVPDPIYDLFPVLRQMKDRRGGDLSGGQQQQLAIGRALACRPQLLILDEPTEGIQPSVIKEIGAVIKQLAAKGDMAILLVEQFYDFAADLADSYLVMSRGSIVQRGAGSAMEQDGVRGLVAI; this comes from the coding sequence ATGCTGCAGGTAGAGGAATTGAATCAGTATTACGGCGGCAGCCACATTCTGCGCGGCCTGTCGTTCGAGGCGCGCATCGGCGAGGTGACCTGCCTGCTGGGGCGCAACGGCGTGGGCAAGACCACGCTGCTGAAATGCCTGATGGGGCTGGTCCCGGCGCGCAGCGGCAGCGTCCGTTGGCAGGGCGAAACCATCACCGGTAAAAAACCGCATCAGCGGGTGCAGGCGGGCATCGCCTATGTGCCGCAGGGTCGGGAGATTTTCCCGCGCCTGACGGTGGAGGAAAATCTGCTGATGGGGCTGGCGCGCTTTTCCGGCGCCGCTGCGCGCACGGTGCCGGATCCGATCTATGACTTGTTTCCGGTGCTGCGGCAAATGAAGGATCGGCGCGGCGGCGATCTCTCCGGCGGGCAACAGCAGCAGTTGGCGATCGGCCGGGCGCTGGCCTGCCGGCCGCAACTGCTGATCCTCGACGAGCCGACGGAAGGGATCCAGCCTTCGGTGATCAAGGAGATCGGCGCGGTGATCAAGCAGCTGGCGGCGAAGGGCGATATGGCGATCCTGCTGGTGGAACAGTTCTATGACTTTGCCGCCGATCTGGCGGACAGCTATCTGGTGATGTCGCGTGGCAGCATCGTGCAGCGCGGCGCCGGCAGCGCCATGGAACAGGACGGCGTACGCGGGCTGGTGGCGATTTGA
- the urtC gene encoding urea ABC transporter permease subunit UrtC: protein MSQPLTVTGVQKAPRLALSIGALALLALLVMPFLTLLPADHPLAVSTYTLTLAGKILCYAVVAVALDLVWGYAGLLSLGHGLFFALGGYAMGMYLMRQAAGDGLPAFMAFLSWNELPWFWSGTQHFAWALCLIVLVPGLLAFLFGYFAFRSKIKGVYFSIMTQALTYAGMLLFFRNETGFGGNNGFTGFTTLLGFPITAPGTRVALFLATVLLLAASLVIGFALARSKFGRVLTAVRDAENRLTFCGYDPKGFKLFVWTLSAVLCGLAGALYVPQVGIINPGEMSPTNSIEAAIWVALGGRGTLVGPLLGAGIVNGAKSWFTMAIPEYWQFFLGLMFIVVTLFLPKGVIGLLRRRKTS, encoded by the coding sequence ATGAGCCAACCATTGACCGTAACCGGCGTGCAGAAAGCGCCCCGGCTGGCGTTAAGCATCGGCGCGCTGGCGTTGCTGGCGCTGCTGGTGATGCCGTTCTTGACGCTGTTGCCGGCGGATCATCCGCTGGCGGTGTCCACCTATACCCTGACGCTGGCGGGCAAGATCCTGTGCTACGCGGTGGTGGCGGTGGCGCTCGATCTGGTGTGGGGCTATGCCGGGCTGCTGTCGCTCGGCCACGGGCTGTTCTTCGCGCTCGGCGGCTACGCCATGGGCATGTACCTGATGCGGCAGGCGGCAGGCGACGGGCTGCCGGCGTTTATGGCGTTCCTCTCCTGGAATGAGCTGCCGTGGTTCTGGAGCGGCACCCAGCATTTCGCCTGGGCGCTGTGCCTGATCGTGCTGGTGCCGGGCCTGCTGGCCTTCCTGTTCGGCTACTTCGCCTTTCGCTCGAAAATTAAAGGGGTGTATTTCTCGATCATGACCCAGGCGCTGACCTATGCCGGCATGCTGCTGTTCTTTCGCAACGAGACCGGCTTCGGCGGCAATAACGGTTTTACCGGTTTCACCACGCTGCTCGGCTTTCCCATCACCGCCCCCGGCACGCGGGTGGCGCTGTTTCTGGCGACGGTACTGCTGCTGGCCGCCAGCCTGGTCATCGGCTTTGCGCTGGCGCGCAGCAAGTTCGGCCGGGTGCTGACCGCGGTGCGCGATGCGGAAAACCGACTGACCTTCTGCGGCTACGATCCGAAGGGCTTCAAGCTGTTCGTCTGGACGCTGTCGGCGGTGCTGTGCGGGCTGGCCGGCGCGCTCTATGTGCCGCAGGTCGGCATCATCAACCCCGGCGAAATGTCGCCGACCAACTCGATCGAGGCCGCCATCTGGGTGGCGCTCGGCGGGCGCGGCACGCTGGTGGGGCCGCTGCTCGGCGCCGGCATCGTCAACGGCGCCAAGAGCTGGTTCACCATGGCCATTCCCGAATACTGGCAGTTCTTCCTCGGTCTGATGTTTATTGTCGTCACGCTGTTTCTGCCCAAAGGGGTGATCGGCCTGCTGCGCCGGAGGAAAACCTCATGA